In bacterium, the sequence GATATCAGTAGATCAGAGTATCAGGAACGAAAAACAGAGAATCCAGCTTAGCTGGATAACTAGCCCTAGATGACTCAAGGGCTAGTAAAAAGAATTGACAAAGTATTGTTTTTTAATCATATTTAGTTAATATTAATTATTAGAATAGAGGGGGGCAAATGAAATCATTAAAATTTTATGTATGTTTTGGGATTATGTTTATCGGGTTATTTCACAGTGCTAATGTTATGTCCCAGCCGGTGTTAACATATAAAGGGAGTATGGCGTATAACCACGGACTATTTATTGATTCGTGGGTTTCCGGGCATTATCTTTATACGGTAACCGAGCGTGAACTTATGATATACGACATAAACAGCCCGCAGAGTCCTCAACTTGTGGGAACTCTGGAGACACCGGGAAAAGCGCAAGCAGTGAGAGTCGTCGGAACTTATGCTTATATACTGGATGAAGGAACGGGACTGCTTGTCGTAAACGTCGCAACTCCCACTAATCCAGTCATAACGGACACATTATCTTTAGGGCAGTATCCCAACTACAACACTCAATGTCCTGACCGGATGCAGGTATCGGGAAGTTATCTTTATCGTTTAACGGCAGATAATGTTACAAAGACAGGGAAAATTGTATTGGTGAAGTAAAGGGCAGGATATCCGACACAATCTTTAGTGCAAAGCATCCTGTGAGTACAACAGATTAAGGGTTTGCTTTGTTCCAATTGCAGAATTAATTAAATGAATATCTGGGCATTATATTCTTTTATTACGGGACTTATTAATTTTATACTGGGGTTATATGTATATTGTAAAAATCCCCGACACCCATTAAATAGAATTTTTGCACTATTTGCGTTTTCTCTTGCAATATGGGGAATAAGTGAATTCGGGCACAGGGGTGCCGACAACCCGGAAACAGCTTTTTTATGGGTAAGAGCAGGGGGATTCGGTTGGTGCTTTATGGTAGGTTTTTACATCCACTTTGCATTATTATTTGCACGAAAAAATAATTATTTAAAGAAAGTTTCCACTTACATAATTTTATATGCTCCCTGTCTTTTATTCTTGCATTTATTTTTAAGCACCGACTTAATCTACAAACAAGAAGTAGTAAAAATGTACTGGGGATATACAAGTCTCCCCGGAAAATTTATCTGGTTGTATACTACTTATTATATGCTTTCCTATTTTTGGGGAATATATTTATTTATTCAAGTATTAAAGTATGGCACTCCTATCGAAAAAAAACAGGTAAAACCAATGTTTTTGGGATATACAACCACATTGATAATTGGAACACTATCAAACGTCATATTTCCTTTTTATGGCATTCCTGTTCCCGAACTTGGGACAATTATTGCCCTAACCACAGCAATGGGAGCTTTTTATTCTATTCTAAAGTATAAATTATTTATTACCCCGGTAAAAGAAAACGATATGCTTACTCCTTTAACATTTAATTTAGAAAAAGGAAATACTTATTTCACAAAAGAAGAAAGTTCCGACAGGGCTTATAAAATATTTATAGACCAAATTTCACACGGGATGCCCGGATTATGTTTTAGCAAATTCCCGTCTGAAAAAACAAGAGAGAAATACAAAATATTGTATACGCCCATAATCCAGTTAACTTCCAAGGGAAGAGAAAAAGATACAATTGCTTATAAAGATGTAGAATTTATAAGTTCTACGATTTTAGATTTTATAGAAAAGACAAAAACTGCCGTTATAATTGTAGATTGTCTTAATGAAATTATAATGATTAACGGATGGGAAAAAACGGTAAGTTGGTTAGGCGAATTAAAAAAGAAGTGCACAAATAGCGTGCTATTATTCTCAATAAATACCCAATTACTGGACAGTACACAGGGATTATACTTGAAAGAGAATTTAAGACTTTTCTCCAGAGGGTAAAATAGTTAATATTTTAGAATGATTAAAAGAGAGAAAGTTTGAGATTATTTAATTAAATGAATATCTGGGCATTATATTCTTTTATTGCAGGGTTTATTAATTTTATACTGGGAGTATATGTATGTCGAAGAAACCCGGGAAAATTATTAAACAGGTTTTTTGCGTTAACTGCTTTTTCTTTTGCAATATGGGGCATAAGTGAATTCGGGCATAGAATTGCTAACAGTCCGGAAACAGCTTTTTTATGGATAAAAGCAGGCGGTCCCGGATGGTGTTTTATGATGAGTTTTTATCTTCACTTTGCGATAATTTTTGCAAGAAAAGAAAAGTACCTGAAAAATATTTTTACATATTTATTTTTGTATTTACCGCCATTTTTGTTTTTATATTTGTTTTTATTCACAGACTCAATATATATAAACGAAGCGGTAAAAATGTACTGGGGATATACAAGTTCCCCGGGAAAATTTGCATGGACGTATAGCAGTTATTATACACTTTTATATCTTTTTGCCGTTTCTTTATTCATTTATATATCAAAAAAAGGAACTCCGACAGAGAAAAAACAGGTAAAACCTATACTTTGGGGATATACGATTGCTTGGTTAATCGGGACATTATCAAACGTCATTTTCCCTTTATACGGAATTCTTCTTCCTGAACTTGGGACAGGAATTACCATAGTATGGGCAGGCAGCACTTTCTACTCTATTTTCAGGTATAAATTATTTATTATCCCAATAAAGGAGATTGATACAGATAGCCCTTTAATATTTAAATTAGAGAAAGGAATTGCCTATTTTACAAAAGAAGAAAATTCCGATAAAGCTTATAAAATATTTATAGACCAGGTTTCACATGGAATACCCGGATTATGTTTTAGCAAGTTCCCGCCTGAAAAAATAAGAAAGAAATACAAGATATTATATACGCCTATAATCCGGTTGACTTTAACGGGAAGAGAAGAACATACAATTAGATATAAAGATTCTAAATTTATGAGGTCTATGATTTTAGATTTTATAGAAAAGACAAAAACTTCCGTAATATTTGTGGACTGCCCTAATGAAATTATAATGATTAACGGGTGGGACAAAACAGTAAGTTGGTTAGGAGAACTAAAAAAGAAGTGCACAAATAGCGTGTTACTATTTTCAATAAATACCGAATTGCTTGATAAAACGCAGAAATTATACCTAAAAGAGAATTTAAGACTTATCGCGGAGTAACCCTGTACAATCCCAGCTTGTCTGCTGATAGGCATAAAACTTGATGTTTCTATTTCTACCAATCAAAACATTATAAAAATATTTCTTCTCCAGCAAAAAACATAAAAAATCTTAATTTTTTACAAGAAATCTTAATTTTTTACAAGGAATTTTTATTGCAATAATTTAACTTACACTTATAGTTTCTTATTTTAAAAAGGGAATAATAGGGGATAAAAGCCTACCCTAGGGGAATAGAGGAAAAATGAGTGTTGACCCTAAGAAACCAAGAAAGATTTTAGTTGTCCACGGAGTTCAAGCAGGAAAAGACAACGATATAAATTCTCACGATGGCATAAAAAAACTTATTCTTTCGCGTCTTACTCCCGAGCAACTTCCAATGGTCAAATTCGAGACAGAAATGTACAGATACGAAAACATCAATGATAATGCCCAGCGCAGCTTAAAAAAAGTACTCGGAATATTTTTAGTCGATTTGCTCGGAAAAATACCCATAGGATCATTGGCAGGAAAACTCGTTGAAAATGGCGTAGACGTCGTGGGAGACGTAATAATAAATATACAGGAAGGAAGCACTGCCACAATCATACGGGACGGGCTTATAAACAGGATTGAAAAAATTTACGAAGAAGGAAATCCTCTTTATATAGTAGCGCACAGCCTTGGCACGATTTATGCATTTGATGCCGTCAACAAACTTATTGCAAATAAAAAATATTTCGACCGCAATTCCAGGACCACATGGCCTGTTCAGGCTTTGGTAACCTTAGGTTCGCCTATTGGACTATCCATGTTCAACAGAAATACAGTAAAGAAATTCCAACCCGGTTCCCGATATTTTCGCTGGGTAAATTACTGGGCGCGGACAGACCCGGTAGTATCAGGCAATTTCTACGGAAAACCTGTTGAGAAATACCAAATTGCAGAAAAATTCTCCACAAATCCTAATTCCGGTTGGGTTATACAGGACCGTGTTATAGACAGCAAAAAAGCATGGTTATGGGCACACATAAGTTACTGGAACGATTCCGGTATTGGGGACGATTTAGTTTCGTTAATTACAAGTTAAAAAAACAATGAAACGAAAAATTTATTTATTGTTTTTGTTCGTTTTTATTTTCACGGGATGCGCGCAATACACTTATTATGGAAGTATTGAAAAAGAAGACTCCCAAGGAAAAATTCGGAAACATCTCGTTTATTGGACTAATACGGAACGAGTATTCTGGTTTGACGAATATTCGTAAGTTATTCGATTATTAACGGAATGTAGTTTAGAAACGGTTGCGTTCAAAGAAACGAAAGAAAACGGGATTATCTTTAGTTGCTCCTCAAGAGAGCAAAAAGGGGTTGACAGGGACGTAGAAATAGGAGAGCCCTGCGGAAAAATATTAAACATAAAAAAAGTTAAAGAATTTGAGGGAGACACTTTACGTTTGGCAATTTATTGTCAGTATGTTCCTGAAGACAGCGAATTTACACAGGGAAATCATTCGTATCTCAAAGCGGGAACATACGCATTCGGTATCGTAAAAGTTAAAAGCTCCGAATTAAAAGACGGGGTTCCGTTACGGCCTGAATGTCGCGAAAAATAATTTTTATAAGTGGAGGGAAAAATGAACACGACACAATTAGATGCGCTTTTTACTCCGGAAAGTCTTCTGGGGTTACAGGGAGCAGTTGCTGCTTCCTTATTAGTTCCTAACACCGTTTGTTATTTATTCGGGCAAAAAGCCGATAAACATAGAAAATGGCTATCCCTTATAGTAGCATTAGGGTTAGCCTTTATGACGGCATCAATAGCGCCAAGTCAATCAGGGATGAAATGGCTGCTTGCTTTTTTTAACGGGTTGTTAATTTTCTCATCCGCAGCCGGGATGAATCAAATATCTGCGGCAGGAAAAGGGCAAAACGACGACGAGACAGGGAAAGAAGCGATTCCATCCGAAGGCGCACCGAACAAACCTCTTCGAAGAACGGCAAAGGTTGAAATACCCGAAGACATAAAAGTGGTAAACGTTCGAATAAAAGCTGCTCCGAGCACAAAGTTTTTCACAAACTGGTTTTAAGTTGTTCTTGGACGCAGACAACAAAAAATTTCACCGCAGAGACGCAGAGTTCGCAGAAGAGAGAGACAAAAAGTTTAGACGATCAAAGACAAAAACAAAAAGAGAACTCTTAGATGCAAAAACATAAAGATTAACTGCAGAGAACACAAAGAACAAAAAACAGAGAATTTATTCTTTCAACAGAGACTTAAAGAGACTAACACGAGACAAAATAAACAATAAAAGATTTTCTCCGCAGAGATCCCCCCGTAACCTTATTTTTCATTTTTTTCTTGACAGGTTTAATTTAGCATATATCAT encodes:
- a CDS encoding DUF835 domain-containing protein — protein: MNIWALYSFIAGFINFILGVYVCRRNPGKLLNRFFALTAFSFAIWGISEFGHRIANSPETAFLWIKAGGPGWCFMMSFYLHFAIIFARKEKYLKNIFTYLFLYLPPFLFLYLFLFTDSIYINEAVKMYWGYTSSPGKFAWTYSSYYTLLYLFAVSLFIYISKKGTPTEKKQVKPILWGYTIAWLIGTLSNVIFPLYGILLPELGTGITIVWAGSTFYSIFRYKLFIIPIKEIDTDSPLIFKLEKGIAYFTKEENSDKAYKIFIDQVSHGIPGLCFSKFPPEKIRKKYKILYTPIIRLTLTGREEHTIRYKDSKFMRSMILDFIEKTKTSVIFVDCPNEIIMINGWDKTVSWLGELKKKCTNSVLLFSINTELLDKTQKLYLKENLRLIAE
- a CDS encoding DUF835 domain-containing protein, whose protein sequence is MNIWALYSFITGLINFILGLYVYCKNPRHPLNRIFALFAFSLAIWGISEFGHRGADNPETAFLWVRAGGFGWCFMVGFYIHFALLFARKNNYLKKVSTYIILYAPCLLFLHLFLSTDLIYKQEVVKMYWGYTSLPGKFIWLYTTYYMLSYFWGIYLFIQVLKYGTPIEKKQVKPMFLGYTTTLIIGTLSNVIFPFYGIPVPELGTIIALTTAMGAFYSILKYKLFITPVKENDMLTPLTFNLEKGNTYFTKEESSDRAYKIFIDQISHGMPGLCFSKFPSEKTREKYKILYTPIIQLTSKGREKDTIAYKDVEFISSTILDFIEKTKTAVIIVDCLNEIIMINGWEKTVSWLGELKKKCTNSVLLFSINTQLLDSTQGLYLKENLRLFSRG